The Setaria viridis chromosome 2, Setaria_viridis_v4.0, whole genome shotgun sequence DNA window TCTGAAGAAGTTTGCATAAAGCCACGGGCACCAAATTGGACTtcagttcagcttatcacccgcagaccgatggccaaacagagagagtaaatcaaattatggaggatatgttgagagcatgtgtccttacctatggcaaggactgggaacAACGTTTACCCTATGCAAAGTTCTCGTAGAATAGTTATGAAGCCAGTTTAGGCATGTCGCCATTTGAGGCCCTCTACGGAAGGAAGTGcaggacccctttgatgtggtcagaagtgggagaaCGCACTTTAGTTGGACCTGCCTTTATCAAAGAGGTAGAAGACCGAGTGACTGAAATtcgagagaagctgaaggcagCACAGTCCAGATAAAAGAGCTACTCAGACAAGAGGAGACAGAAATTGAGTTTCAATGAAGGAGATTTcgtctacctcaaggtctccCCGATTCGAGGTACTCGAAAATTTCAAGTACAAGGGAAACTAGctcctcggtatattggaccgtaCCAGGTActaaagagagttggagctgtAGCATACTGTATCCAGCTGCCCGATGAAATATCAGATATACACCCAGTGTTTCATGTCttccagctaagaaaatgcttgagagtacctGAAGAGCAAATGACGGTGGAAAAAATAGACTTGCAAAAGGATCTTCAATATCAAGAGGTACCTGTCAAGATTCTAGACACTGTCATCAGAAGGATAAGGAATTTAGTGgtacggatttgcagagtccaatggagtagacatggtgaagaacaagctacttgggaacgtgAGGATGCGTTAAATaaggagtttccccatcttttcAGGATTCAGCCAAATCTCGAGaatgagattcaatttaagtggggtaggtttgtaacatacataaaatttactaactcaaatcatCTGCTAAAAACTTATTTTCTATATCTttcgaccgttgagctcccgaaaatcttTTCATTCCCGATGACTCTGCCGTCCCAGCACCCAACGCCAACTGACAtctttttctccctcctccAATTTCGCCACATGCCCATCAAAATCCGTCACGCGTGCCCAACCATTTTTTGCATTTTTCGCCAACTCTTACTCTCTTTCTCTTTTCAttttccccttctcctttttcctcttttcgttttcttccttttcttccttctctttcttccttcttccttctctcttcttctttcttcctcctttcctcctGGCACCTAGCGCTAGCACCCAGCGCACCCCGGCCCCCTGCCGCACGTCGCCCAGGCCGCCCCTGCCGCTTGCCCGGCCCTGCGCCCGATCGCCCTGCGCGTGCCGGCTCTGACCGAGCATCGGCCGCTGCTCGCCGTCCCTCCCCAGCACACCTCCTCACGCATTGTGCGTCCTGTGCTCCTCGCCACTCGAGCCTGATCCCGCCACTTCATCCACGCGGAGCTCCCCTCCCCCATGCCACCGGCTGAGAACTCCGGCCGCCATTAAAAGCTCGCCGGCCACCAGCCCGCCACCCCTGTGCACCGCTTGCCCTGCCCCCTCCCAccacctataaaaggggagccgaTGCCCGAAGCTTCACCACTCCCCTGCGCCCAAGCTCCTCGCCTCCCTAGTGCCCAATCGCCGTCACCACCGCCGctaggagcgccgccgccggagccgctcgccgccccctcTCCCATCACCAACCGCCCAAGGTGAGGGTCGAAATGGGTCCCCCACACCCTCCTCCGCCTTCCCCGTcgcccggcctcgccgccggcaagctCGGCCACCCCCCCAACTGGTTTTCCCCTCCAACTCCCTGTACCgagccaaggaagaagaaggggaaaaatcccctccaatttcgatctaacccctaTTTTTCCCTATTCAATaaccagccctcccacctctctcaaagataTCTCACAAATATGCCCTTCTACCTTCCAAAAATATTCACGAATAGGTCCttggttctcgcagtttagtcctaaaccctgttttaagcccctaatactccgttaactcgtcatttcatgcgccaaacttcctccaattaatcccaaattcgaccacggcatcctccaatatacCTCCGCTGAGGCATctcaaatttcatgaaaatactcattcctcctattttccgttcgcattctctgttcgaagctcaatgggtaaaactttaattttcttttatttattgtgtgctcgattgtgtgtgccgtagatcgtgaAGTACctgaggaggagcacgaggaggagtttgaccacgagctcgagcccgaagaccagcaccgcgagcaggaactcccggaaggctttgaggacggcaagtccaatctcaccctttgatgcatatttatcctagtttttcaaacaccacctattggcctgttttataaattgcatattgttttaccgctaaaacatggttggatagccaccacttgattgttatgattattccttgattgacctataattatctctaaatatgacttgctctatttggatgataattactgctagaatgcttaggatcttgttactcaattcaatcatgactaaaATGCGTTTTgtcaaagaataaatgtgtgagtgtttctaaaagggaaaatgggtttccggAAATAAAGGTAAAAAATGCTTAGAttagatggatgggtgtttcttgtgtgaaataccaataaggtgggctcgtacctttgtggttgagcaaggttgggagatatccatcttgtcatggttaaggaccgagttgatgtgtgatcttgcctaacccaacaatcgtgcaactactcgactgttgtatgcggcaacggcttagcataaatcccactagctagtctgttagtcatcaggtgagctggtgagcaacgggagaccatggagaaggaataagaattgtgtgaacttagatcccggttaagacctcgttggtaggtcgttaacaccttggttgcttccgtgttgactagtcagtcttagctaaggtgggtaatggctttgataggatctgcactgacactaaggtgatcatgctgcggtaccctacttgtgggaaaagtgtacaacctatgcagagttaaaacctatccgggtagccgtgtccatggcattggacgagttacggcttggtcacataactagcggttggagatggatgattttcttggcgtgtgttggatttcggAAGTGtctggcagttgtgccgtgagctacttCGGACGGGGAGTTCGGTAGCAtgaaaacttggatcctttgtgtaggatcaaccctacttaatgattcggttaccaaaagaaatgctttgtgaaaactcttttgaaaatgaacccttgcatgtgttgaaaatctagctttaatGCAAATGAACgttagccttatccttgttttatcctgtgcatattcttgtttgTTTTCCGCTTCCATGGACGGGGTTGGACtttttgagtacttttgtactcacccttgttttgttgctttagaggaagacccggactttgtcgctgaggatttcgagtaggaggtcgcttccgcacccaacgctgcctgtggtgttggcctttgcagaatgcttccgctatcgcttagttccgattgcagcccggggtgcgactggactgcaacttggatctgtatcattgttggtttagttctactttgggtgtggcttgcccgcccgctcctttaGGAGTTGTACGattttgaaccatctgttgaataaatgtgttatcagcctcctgggactgatatttgtatcacatttagtctttacctatgtggggacgcttcatagACAAGCACCAGGCTCTGGGGGTTCTTGTCGGAAAATTgggtgaattttcaatttcttttCTAGTCggaggctggggggacgagtccgagggCAAACAACGTTTAAAATACTTGTAGGTTTTGAAATTTTGATACACAAGAATCTTTTGGAACATTCAGTGTAGTCTAGCCGACACATTGATCAACACGCAATCgacatttttatatatttttatttttgtgcttGCTCCTTCTGAATCTCTTCGAGTCTTAAACTTTGCGGGTGGCGTTGGATCATCGTTGTGTTTCTATAGAAATTTTTTAGCTATTTCGATCGTGATTTCGACATCAACCTTATTCGTGATTCACGAGCGGAGCAAAAGAATCCAACGGCTTCATTTGCTTTGCCATCACCACTTTCCACTCCCTTGTGCATCATATCAATCAGCTTTGGACGAAACAAAATCCATACGATCCGTCGCaacatgaaaaaaatgaaaactgcAACATCAAAAATTACCTTTTGCAACAACCATAACTGTATGATAAAAATAACAGCATACGATCCCGTGAGATTCTAAGAAAAATAAATTCCCACCGCAATAAATGGAGATGTTTCATACGACATATGACTCGAATCCCTTTTTTTCTCTAGAAAATCAGAACTTTGCAATTCAGCTATGGAAACATCATAGAACACCTCATGCAACATACAAAAAAGCTAACACAACAAGAAATCACTTGCTGCAACATCAATAAAAAATCATGTTGCAACATCGAGAATAAAAATCTACTGCAACATCAGCAACACAAAACACTTCAACATTTTAAATCTCTAatgcaacataaaaaataatgctGCAGCAATTAGAAATTACTAATGCAACATTCTGCACTGTCTTCTTGGATGCTCATGTATGCTGCATCCTCCGCATCCCCTTGTCCTCTTCTTTTTACCGGTGCAGGAGCAGAAGGAATACATGGCTTGCTAGGGGTTGACTTACATAATGATGAGCCTCACGTTGGTCCTCTGCACCTTACCCTTCCCTTCTACTTGATCTCCTAATCAGCTAATTGTAGGAAGAGCATGGCAGCGGTGAACCTCTTGCACACGAGCGATGGGGGCGAGCAAATGCTGTGGAGACGCTGCAGGAGTCACCAGGTGCGTCTCGCCGGTGTGTAGCAGAGGAatggagggagagggaaggggaggcaAGCCACTGCAACCTCGCTGCTCACAGTCCATGGCGAGGAGGCACGGCGGTGTGTGGGTTGGAGCTCCATGAGGCGGAAGGAAACTAGAACTCCATGACGGGCGGCAGTGCATTGAACTAGCGGATGAAAAACAATTCAGCCGGCACGGCTACCGCTGCAGCAACACTAGCCTGTGAGCTGTTTTTCATATAGGGAGGCATTAACACGCACGAACGCTAGCATTACCGAATCCATAATTATGTCCTCTACCCTGACGTTAGGTTATCGTTATCGTTAAGGGTACATGGTATTTAATTTGCTTGCTGCCGATTAAATAATAAAGGAGCATGTTGCCGTGAGTAGCTCAGTAACAATGTGCGTAACACCCCATGTCTTATACATAATATAAATCATTCCAATGCAACTGTGCTATCAATTATGACAACTGATTTGTTTTTATCAAAAATACAAGTTCTTTTTGATAGACCTATATAGCCTCAACCTCAACTGAAGTAGACTTTTTAGATGGATTAATCTTACAAAATTTCTCTCcaaatatatgttttttttcaaatcatCACCTAATAGTCCGTGCATGTGCACGGCCCCTAGTTTAAATAGGTACCTATTTGTTCTCACAGCCCCGATCATATCGCCTGGCGCCATAATGATGAGGCACAAGGGTGAGGCATGCCCGTCAGGACGGTGGGTTTTGTCTCGACGTCCTTGTTGCATTTGCGTGGGTAGACCTATCCGTAGCTCTGTTTGAAACATCTTGCGTAAAATGAAAGACTCTACAAATACAACGTACTATTAATTAAATTTGACCGGTGAGAAAGCAAAAATATAGTATTATGGGATTTGATGGTCATTGAAAAACCCTTTCAGTTGTTAGGTGAGTGTTATAGGCCATATAAACCGTCAACCGTTCCGAGAACGATAAGGTAAGGATAGGCCAATTTCATCTGTAGCTGCAGTCGCTTTTGAACAGTATATTTGTTCTGTTAATTCGTGCCCGGCGCTATTACATATACTTTGTCAGATATTTACCCGATAAATAAGAAGCTGATTTGCAATTTTCTGATTTCAGCACGTAAATCCAAGATTTTCTGTTAAAAATAATATCATTTTAAAAAAACCCCAGCCAACGCGGTTACTCATCGGAGTCATCGCTCATCAACAGCAGGAACctagaccttgtttagttcaccccaaactcccaactttggcattatgcaaaaagaagattccgcatcacatcaaacttgcggtacatgcatggagtactaaatgtagacggaattaaaaactaattgcacagttttgttgtactttgcgagacgaattttttgagcctaattagtcaatatttggacaataattcacaaatacaaacgaaacgctacagtgtgctgcAGCAATTTGGCaactccaaactttggcaactaaacaacgCCTAGCCCAATTGGTGACAGGTGGGGCCTACCTAACTTAGCGTCAAAATCAAAATCACTTCCAGTCTTCCACCTGAGAGTCGGACTCGGACTTTCGGAGCCAGCCAGGCATGAGGAAATGGTGCGCCGTCCGtacgcctccgccgccttccaccgccgccaccgcatctATGCAATAAAAATCCAAATCCTCGGATCCAATCTCAAATCATCCGCGAAGCAATTCTCTCGGCAACCTAGATCGCCCGCATCGCGTTCAATTCGTCCCAGCAACCACCGCAAAGGAGAGCCTTGCTCCCAGCAACCACAGCAGATCCGGCGAACAAGATgctctgcctcccctcctcctccgcgttcCGGCCGGCCGATCCGGCGGCGCGTGGCGCCATGGCttcgcagcagcagcgccagaGCTTTCCTCACGCCTCCACTGCAGCTCGAGGCATGCTCAGCTTCTCCTCCGCCGTACCGTCCGGGCCGGCAGATCCTGCGGCGCAGCAGCAGGACTTCCGCATGCGGGAGTTCGACTacttcgtcgtcgtcgacttcgAGGCTACCTGTGAGAAGGATTCGCGCATCTACCCGCAGGAAATCATCGAATTTCCTGCGGTCCtcgtcgacgccgccaccggcggcctGCTCTCCTCGTTCCGCACCTATGTGAAGCCGCGGCACCACCCGGTCCTCACCGCTTTCTGCTCCGAGCTGACGGGGATTCAGCAAGAGCaggtcgacggcggcgtggaTCTTGCAACGGCGCTGGCCTTGCACGACaagtggctggcggcggcgggcgtcgccAAGAACCGTCTCGCCATCGTCACCTGGGGTGATTGGGACTGCCGGACGATGCTGAAGTTCGAATGCAATTTCAAGAACATCTCCAAGCCATCGTATTTCAACCAGTGGGTTAACCTCCGGATCCCCTTCGAGACCGCGTTTGGCGCTGGGCGGCGCAACCTGCAAGAAGCTGTCCGGGAGGCGGGTCTGCAGTGGGATGGCCGCCTCCACTGCgggctcgacgacgcccgcaACACAGCGCGTCTCCTTGTCGAGCTGATGCGGCGGGGAGTCCGTATCTCCATAACCGGCTCTCTGGTGCCACCGCCTCTGCCAGAGCCAGAGccagagccggagccggagccggaacTCCAACATCAGGTACAGCTTTCACCGGCGAATCGCAACTTAAGCTGGTGTGATGATGGTGCTGCTACTACTGACTGCTTCTACTGCTACTGTGGTGTTCCTATCAGAGGCGGTGTGGTGACCACACCAGGACCAATGCACGGACGATTCTTCTTCGCTTGTGGGAACTGGACGCCGACATGTCGTTTCTTCCTCTGGGCTGCCTGATTGCCGGCCATCTGGACTCCATCGCATCATCGGCGTTAAGGTTAGCTAGTTACTACTCACTTGTACACACACATGGAGTGCATGCTTAGTTAGTGCTCAGGTAGGTGCCACACTTGCTCAGGAGTTTGTGCTCTGTGAATCTGTGTGAACCAGTTAGAATTTTAGATGGTTGGTAGCAGGGTCTGCCTCTCTGGGGTCTTGGATGGTGAATCCTGATGAGGAATAGGTGCCTGCAATGAAGCTTGGCATTACCTTTTCCTAAACATAAAACTAGCTTATTGTAAATAAAGAGTTAACAAAAATTTGTTGCTCTCAAATATTAGTTGTTCGGGGGAGTAATAACAAGGGTAAGACATGTTAAGCTAGTTGGCTATCCATTTCAAGTTTTTAGCATACAGGTCCATATATTTGAATAACCATGTATATGAAACATGATCCTTTCTGTTCATTTTTGTCTCTAAAATAGCTTCAGGTTGCACTTGTTATTCTCCATCCACATCTTTCATGTCAGATAGGATTATAAATGCAGCCATTGTCAATAAGTTTATAAATTCACATGGTATGGAAAATGTAACAATTGCTAAAAGAGTTGTTTGTTTACCAATTGGAACGTAGCAGATAAAGAGGAACTAGAAAAGAACCGAATTCTGAGCCCTTGATCGTTGTGAGTGAACCTTAGgttcattatttttttgtttgtctctgtgtgggtggggtgggggctGGAACGGTGGAGGCAGTCTGCTGAGTACCTACCGTGTAAAATACTTCTGGTTCACCTAGATTGACCGAGCACCAGTATGTGGTTTTGCGGTATCCTAAGTTAGATCTGAATAGAAGCACTCCTGTGTGTGTGTTGAGGTGTCTAGGATATGACTACACGTTTTCAATGTAATCTAGTTCTTACCTGGTCTTCAATGTAGTTTTTATCCAGCCTTCAATGTAATTGAGTTCTTACCAAATGTAATTGACTTGTTACTCAATATAATCAAGTTCTTACCTGTTCTTCAATGTAATGGAGTTCTTCTGTGTAATAAACTTTATATGGAAGTGAATGGAGATTGTTTTCCCCAGTGTTTTGCAAATATTGTTCTGTCCTGTCATTTTACCTTGTGACAGTTTAAAAAGCTTTGGTAACTTGCAAATTGAATGGTGAACCTATTCTTCCGTTTTCTGCATTGATGCGCTCACATCCGATTCCAAGCCTCGCACACTGGGAACAGGTATTTCAATTTGGCAAGAATTAATGATTGGCATGCATGGGTTTGTAAATATTCAGCTTAGTTCCCTCTGGTTATGTGAATTTTGAATCACGGGGGTGAATAGTTATGGAGGCCATACGTCAAAAATAGCTCTTGCCGCATTGTGAACAGTTAAGGTTGGCAGGACCTGGAAGGTTTTTCCTCATGCTGGACACAACTGCAGCTGAGAGTTAGAGCATGTTTGGTTTCTGCGCGGGGCCGACGGAAAAGGGCGCGAGAACTACAGAAATGGCATGAGGCTGGCGGAAAAGCGCACAAAGACAAGAGAAACGGCGCAACGGAGATGATCGCTGGAAGGGACGACCTGTTCTGCTCTTTGATCTTGTATGTAAGTCTTATAATCTACTTTCTCCTGCTGTCTTCAGCATTAATGGTTTACTAGTAGCAGATTGCTTTGAACTTGATCAAGCTTCCTTTCCTCATGAAATAACCAGCCAGTTTAAATTGTATTATGTAGTACTGAGATGGAAGAAGAGGCTAACACAGAGCGCCATGATTCCAATATGTAAGTAATACAACCTGACTTGTTATTTCTTACGTGACACCAAATGGATATTAGTTGTCCCAATCCCGAGTACTGCTATTCCTTGCTTGTTCTCTGCAATTGCACAAGTCCCCTGCTCATGTTATTTTTCTGTTGCAGAGCTATACTGCCTGGATTGGTAGCTCATGTTGGCATGAAATTTAGAAATTCCGATGAGGCTTGGGCATTTTGGCTTAGCCATGGCGGGCAGAAAGGATTTGAGGACAGAAAAAGGTATTCAAACAGTGAGATGAGGACTACAAGAAGTCATGGGTGTGAAAACCTTCTTATTTGTATGTTGGAATTGCTTACAGTACTACTCTAGTGGTTTGTTGAGCTTAAAAAACAGCAATATTTTGAATTACTCGTAGAAAAAAGCACATAGTTGGATCAGTATATTTCTATTGATTTATCAGTAATCAATATATATTAGCTTGACTACTTAGTATCAAAGTCTATGGGCATATATTTGATTCGAATTACACATTTAACCATTACACATAAGTGACTATCCACATTCTGATCATCTAAACTATAACTACCTCATGTTAGATGGATTATGGTTTCTTATATTTGCTTTCACCTGCAGGGACGCTACCAGTACTTAGGAAAGGAAATTCCAGAGCAAGTGCTAAGGCTCCTATCAGCTGCCCAAGCAATGATGAGTATGTAAGCCCTTTACTACTACTACATCCACTTTATATTGCAAGTTCACCATGTCTGTAATTACTAATTACAACTATCTGGTATTCAGAATGGCACATTGCAGCAGTGAGAAGTGGCCTTTTGTTGAGTCTTGCATAGGTAGTAGAGTTAATTTGCATTAGTTTAGTTTGTTGGATCTTATGGTAAGGTAGACATTTGCATTAGTTATTTGAGATAGGTGCTGAGATTTTGAGTTTCATAGAACTGGTTATTTGAGAAAGGTTTCATCAGTCCCAAATAATATAAGCATCAAATTCAGAGCCGCTTTGAGGTTTAGCATGATCGGTATATTCAATGGTTCGCAACTGGAAGTATTTTGCTACCTGTTGGATTGCTCAATACTGCATGTATATCATGGTTATTAGAGGGTTGCATGGTTGTTGCTCAAACTGAGACAGCAAAAGAATATCTTTTTTCCATCTGTCAACAAGTTAAATACGGACGACATATACTGATTAAATTGGAATATAGTAAAGGTTGAAAAAATTGCTACCTCCTTCCTTTTGATTTAACACACTGTACCGTTTTTTTCAGTCCTTATGTTAACACAAGTTGGATTAACTAGCTGGCTGCAATGGGCTAATTTACCCAGCTGATCTATCCAATTAACTGAAAAACTGATAACTTCCTCTTGCATGTCGAGTTTAAAGTATTATTTTCCTGCTGCAATGATGAGTGATAGTCTTTGCATTCCAGTTCTTAGAAAGTTTGATGTAAGATTGCATGCAGAAAAGACACACACTTCATTTTTTATCATTGATGGTCTAACACTGCATGCTTGCTTTGATTACCATGTCGACTGGTAGTGGCCAGTTGCCTGTTTGTTGCAGCATTGCTGCAGGATGGACGCCAGTGGCGTGGCCTGTTCACGTCCAGGTTTGCTCGCGTCCATGGGAAAAAGGTAGGAAACCCCAACTGATGTCTGCTTCCTTCTActtatattaattatttttgttcctTCCAAGCATTGAAGTGTTCAAGTGAAATTGCAAGTTAGATGAAAATTTAAGCTTAGTGGGACTTAGTTGTGATGTTTCTTTAACATCTGTGATAATATGTAATTGAAATTTGAATCATCTATGATTGACAAGTAATTGATGGAACAATTTATAAGAGGACGCTGCTGATAGTGACAACAATGAATTCATGTCTAGAGGAAATGAAGAATgacattccttttttttttgagggaaatGCAGTAAGGGAATCCCCTACTGTGGTATTTTATTTcatataaattaaataaataaaaagaggtACAGTAGCATCCTGGAGTGCTAAATCACAAAAAGGCCAATTGATAGAGATAAGAGAGAGGTCAGAGAAAAAACTTTACAGAAGGCTATTCAGCCAGATGGATACATTGTGACTAAAAGAAAAGGACTAAATCTGTGCAAGTGAATCTTTACAGTATCCACAAAGCAAATTTTCCAATATCTGAATGAACCCTGAGTTCCTCTGAAGGTTTGTGCATTTCTCTGTTTCCAAATTTCCCATGCTGAGATAATGAAGATCTCCATGAAAAATTGGTGCTGACATTTCatcttagcttttttttttaaatgtagCAAAGAATCTGATAGAGTGATCCGATGATGTACCAACAAAGTTCCAGCATCTACTGCTGAAAGGACATTCATAGAACAGGTGATATGTGGTTTCCTCTAGATTTAGGTTGCATAGTACACAGTTATAATTGTCCCCATCAATCTTGTAGTTTCTTCTTCTGTGTAAGTTTCTGGAATTCAGTCTATCTTTGAAGATTAGCCACATGAAGTTTTTTAGCTTTTTGGTCACTTTAGCTTTCCAGGTTCAATTGAAAGGAGTTGGAGGTGTAATAGATCTGAATGATAGCAGATAATACATTCTTGAAGAGTAATTTCCATTCTCGCAACAGTATTGCCAACTGTCTGTTTCATTGCTTTACTGCTGTATTTGTTCAACTTTGCTTTGCAAAATTTGCAGTTCCTCCAATGCCTGCTGGGATAGTGGTATATGAAAGTGTGTCTGTGGAGTGCTATCTGCCAGAAACTGAGCGAGAGatacatttcattttttttgcaaaggaGAATAATCTTGGTAGTTGGTCCCTAAGATAAGATCCATTCCAGGCATCATTCCACATCAATTTGCAGTTGTATCAATTTGGAGTGCTATCTGTTTCATTGCTTTGCTGCTTTATTTGTTCAACTTTGCTTTGCAAAATTTGCAGTTCCTCCAATGCCTGCTGGGATAGTGGTATATGAAAGTGTGTCTGGAGTGCTATCTGCCAGAAACTGAGCGAGAGatacatttcattttttttttgcaaaggaGAATAATCTTGGTAGTTGGTCCCTAAGATAAAATCCATTCCAGGCATCATTCCACATCAATGTTGCCAGTTGGACGCTTTGATTTCCCTATTGCGACCATCTTTTGTCTATGATCTTTACTAGCAATATTATTAGTGGGCTTATTAGTTTGGTAAAAATGGCCAGGTGAATTGTTATTTAGACAATGTTGCGTTAAGACTATATATTGTTATGTTTACGATAAAGTACCATACCCTTCCTGGCTAATTTGGAAcctctttatttcttttcacGAAATCAAGGAGCATTAGTCACTAACGATTAACCTACATATATTAATATGAGATGTTTGGTCATAATTGCAAGTGGGTTCTCTGCATGGAGAATCTGTAGTAAATGAAATTTCTGGAGCAGAGCATAGGTCACTGCCGATATCCATgtgttctctctctctcaatatTCATGTATACCTTGGTTGCAGTGTCTGGAGGCTTTTTAACTTGGCTTAGGAGATGAGGGAAAATAAATTTCTGTTTATTTATTTAGGACTGACATGGTAATGGTCTTTTTTGTATATGCACAACAAATTCCATACTatctcagtttttttttccaaggcTCTTTTCATAAGCCTAATTTTGAAGTACTCATATGGTGGTCattgatgttttttcttttctgtttagAGCTTTTTTACAATGCTTTTAAACTACCAATGGTACTTGcaggtactttcctttcttatccttcttatcaaaaaagaatgaaataatGAAATAGATTTACATATAATTAAAAGggtatcatagtaatttcttacTATTTTTGATACTTGTTCCACCAAACTGGTACTTCTTGGCCCTTCTCTTTAGGTACTTcatggtacttcctttgtttccactgTTCGGTTTTGCCGGATGGACggctcttatttttttcaaacatTTTAAAATTTCTACTCTGTTTATCATATCAACTGATATGGGTTCCACACTCATGTTGGTTTTATAATGACAGCAAGGAGAGCAGAAGGAGATGTTTGAGCAATAGGAAAATGATAAGGAAGATCTTGAGGTACTATTATCTTGGGACAACTTGTTATAGATTtcttgggaaaaaaaatcttggGCTGACAATTGCTTACATTAGGGAATACTGGTTTCGGATTGATTTTGTGCAAAAGGTTCTTGGTCTGTGATG harbors:
- the LOC117843738 gene encoding uncharacterized protein; translated protein: MLCLPSSSAFRPADPAARGAMASQQQRQSFPHASTAARGMLSFSSAVPSGPADPAAQQQDFRMREFDYFVVVDFEATCEKDSRIYPQEIIEFPAVLVDAATGGLLSSFRTYVKPRHHPVLTAFCSELTGIQQEQVDGGVDLATALALHDKWLAAAGVAKNRLAIVTWGDWDCRTMLKFECNFKNISKPSYFNQWVNLRIPFETAFGAGRRNLQEAVREAGLQWDGRLHCGLDDARNTARLLVELMRRGVRISITGSLVPPPLPEPEPEPEPEPELQHQRRCGDHTRTNARTILLRLWELDADMSFLPLGCLIAGHLDSIASSALRLASYYSLVHTHGVHA